The following coding sequences lie in one Oscillospiraceae bacterium genomic window:
- a CDS encoding Gfo/Idh/MocA family oxidoreductase encodes MKTRVAFLGFGPRGQSLIPNLLDMDDVEITVVCELRDDRLELLEKKVNEKYGGSVYATKDYRDAISRNDVDVVIAPTSFNSHLPIAIEAMKNGKYCGFEVGPAGTVDDCIELVKVREQTGTPCMVMENCCYGQYELTALNAIKKGLFGEIVHCRGGYQHDLRCFATLESECERSYHYINRNGDIYPTHGLGPVMKYLNINRGNRMTSLSSMSSKSRGFLLKGIEADGDNSICKNGVKLGDIVTTMIKCAGGETILITHDTSLPRPYSRCNLVQGTKGLWMEDKDAIYIEGRSELDKWQPMSEYMDEFEHPLWKEFKKDGVKGGHGGMDWLLLRSLIDAFQNKTDTPIDIYDSACMIAMTCLSEKSIELGGAAVEFPDFTSGKWLRREPAPKSKYSLDAVHDDLFNL; translated from the coding sequence ATGAAAACAAGAGTTGCATTTCTCGGCTTCGGACCGAGAGGTCAGAGTCTCATCCCCAATCTTCTGGACATGGACGACGTGGAAATAACCGTTGTGTGCGAGTTGCGCGACGACCGCCTTGAGCTTCTGGAGAAAAAGGTTAACGAAAAATACGGTGGCTCCGTCTATGCCACAAAGGATTACCGCGATGCCATCAGTCGCAACGATGTAGATGTAGTTATTGCCCCCACCTCCTTCAACTCACACCTGCCCATTGCCATTGAAGCAATGAAAAACGGCAAATACTGCGGCTTCGAGGTAGGACCCGCGGGCACCGTTGATGACTGTATTGAGCTTGTAAAGGTACGTGAGCAAACAGGTACACCCTGCATGGTTATGGAAAACTGTTGTTACGGTCAGTACGAGCTTACGGCATTGAATGCAATCAAGAAAGGGCTTTTCGGCGAAATAGTCCATTGCCGCGGCGGATATCAGCACGATTTGCGTTGCTTTGCCACACTGGAAAGCGAATGTGAACGCTCCTACCACTATATAAACCGCAACGGCGATATATATCCCACTCACGGTCTGGGACCCGTTATGAAATACCTCAATATCAACCGCGGAAACCGCATGACCTCGCTCAGCTCAATGTCCTCAAAGTCAAGAGGCTTTCTTCTTAAGGGAATTGAAGCCGACGGCGACAACAGCATCTGCAAAAACGGCGTAAAGCTGGGCGATATTGTAACCACCATGATAAAATGCGCAGGCGGTGAAACCATACTTATCACCCACGACACCTCTCTCCCCCGTCCTTATTCCCGTTGCAATCTTGTGCAGGGCACCAAGGGCCTGTGGATGGAGGATAAGGACGCCATATACATTGAAGGTCGTTCCGAGCTCGACAAGTGGCAGCCTATGTCCGAATACATGGACGAATTCGAGCATCCTTTGTGGAAGGAGTTCAAAAAGGACGGTGTAAAGGGCGGTCACGGTGGCATGGACTGGCTTCTGCTCCGTTCGCTTATAGATGCGTTCCAAAACAAAACCGATACCCCCATTGACATATACGATTCCGCATGTATGATTGCCATGACCTGTCTTTCCGAAAAATCCATCGAGCTGGGCGGTGCGGCAGTGGAATTCCCCGATTTCACAAGCGGAAAATGGTTACGCCGTGAACCTGCTCCCAAGAGCAAATACTCTCTCGATGCGGTGCACGATGACCTGTTCAATTTATAA
- a CDS encoding four helix bundle protein encodes MRNDKLSTQSMEFSIDIINLVKELNTKKENIISKQVGRSGTSIGANIREAQYAHSRADFIAKLQIALKESNETGYWLELLYRTNYISEAVYKSLDSKCTGIRVMLISSINTSKQNADKQIF; translated from the coding sequence ATGCGTAATGATAAATTATCCACACAATCCATGGAGTTTTCAATAGACATAATCAACCTTGTAAAAGAATTGAATACAAAAAAAGAAAATATTATTTCCAAACAAGTAGGTAGAAGCGGTACATCAATAGGTGCCAATATCCGCGAAGCGCAATATGCTCACAGCAGAGCAGACTTTATTGCCAAACTGCAAATTGCATTAAAAGAATCAAATGAAACCGGTTATTGGCTGGAACTGCTTTACAGAACAAATTACATAAGCGAAGCTGTGTATAAAAGCCTTGATTCAAAATGTACCGGTATTCGTGTTATGCTGATTTCTTCAATCAACACTTCCAAGCAAAATGCAGACAAACAAATTTTTTAA
- a CDS encoding zinc-ribbon domain-containing protein produces MNYCQYCGTEINDKDAFCANCGNSVTGPSNKKNLKPKTLFIIAAVSLILSAVSALITGYLNSTALSGNAAALSGGGNDNMQLVFAYAFLLFLVFGLVALTIAIIKKIKSK; encoded by the coding sequence ATGAACTACTGTCAGTATTGTGGCACAGAAATTAATGACAAGGATGCGTTTTGCGCAAATTGCGGTAATTCTGTTACCGGTCCGTCAAATAAAAAGAATTTAAAACCTAAAACTTTATTTATTATTGCCGCAGTATCATTGATTCTGTCTGCTGTTTCGGCATTAATCACAGGATATCTCAATTCCACGGCACTTTCGGGAAATGCTGCTGCCCTTTCAGGTGGAGGAAATGACAATATGCAACTTGTTTTTGCGTATGCTTTTTTATTGTTCTTGGTTTTCGGTCTGGTTGCGCTGACAATCGCTATCATTAAAAAGATTAAATCAAAATAA
- a CDS encoding helix-turn-helix transcriptional regulator, producing the protein MAYYKRLKDLREDNNYTQKQIADMLYTTQPQYFRYESGLRDLPCELVIMLARIYNVSVDYILGLTDQIRSYK; encoded by the coding sequence TTGGCTTATTATAAAAGATTAAAGGATTTGCGTGAGGATAACAATTATACGCAAAAACAAATAGCAGATATGCTTTACACAACACAACCGCAATATTTCCGATATGAAAGCGGACTTCGTGATCTCCCGTGCGAATTGGTAATTATGTTGGCAAGGATATACAATGTTTCTGTTGATTATATTTTGGGGTTAACCGATCAAATTAGATCTTATAAATGA
- a CDS encoding MATE family efflux transporter, producing MSKITDMTSGNPLKLMLSFAFPVILTNFGQQFYQIADAAIVGRGIGVDALAAVGCTDWPCWLIIWSMGVMTAGFATFVSRFFGMRDYEDMNRSIVISAVISGLIAVILTVTGLVIARPMLIYMGTPENILGDAVTYFSTMVCGTLIVSFYHLSASVLRAFGDGKTPLVAMAIAAVLNIFLDLLFAIALGWGVFGAALASVTAQLVSFVFCLIKILRIPCVKIDASALKWDMKLAWEIFRFGLPLVIQYIIIHLSGIIVQATVNTQGSGFIAGYTAVNKLYGLLECSAIALGNAFTTFSSQNYGAGNYKRVKKGVNYAILLALGASALLIAIVLPMNRLLPQLFMDSSQQGASQALDVASRYLIYMILGMPVLYLVYVHRNNLQAIGIASWSLISGIAEAAIRVVMAKPVFDALGSEVLYYIEPAAWLMAWLFVLAPYYWYQKKRLGV from the coding sequence ATGTCAAAAATCACAGATATGACCTCGGGGAATCCGTTAAAGCTGATGCTGAGCTTTGCATTTCCCGTGATACTTACAAATTTCGGACAGCAGTTTTATCAGATAGCGGATGCCGCCATCGTAGGACGAGGAATCGGTGTTGATGCACTGGCGGCGGTAGGCTGTACCGACTGGCCCTGCTGGCTCATAATATGGAGTATGGGAGTCATGACAGCGGGTTTCGCCACCTTTGTTTCCAGATTCTTCGGAATGAGGGACTATGAGGACATGAACCGCTCCATAGTCATTTCGGCGGTAATATCCGGACTTATCGCTGTTATTCTGACGGTAACGGGACTTGTCATCGCCCGTCCCATGCTTATATACATGGGCACGCCCGAAAATATTCTCGGGGATGCCGTAACCTATTTTTCCACCATGGTATGCGGCACGCTGATAGTCAGCTTTTACCACCTTTCAGCCTCCGTACTGCGTGCCTTCGGCGACGGAAAAACACCCCTTGTCGCCATGGCGATAGCTGCGGTATTAAATATATTTCTTGACCTTTTGTTTGCAATAGCACTGGGCTGGGGTGTTTTCGGAGCAGCACTTGCTTCTGTAACGGCACAGCTGGTTTCGTTTGTTTTCTGCCTTATAAAAATACTCAGAATCCCCTGCGTAAAAATCGATGCATCGGCACTGAAATGGGATATGAAGCTGGCTTGGGAAATATTCCGCTTCGGGCTTCCGCTGGTAATACAGTACATTATAATCCACCTCAGCGGTATAATAGTGCAGGCAACGGTAAACACTCAGGGAAGCGGATTTATTGCGGGCTACACCGCGGTAAACAAGCTGTACGGGCTTTTGGAGTGCAGTGCCATTGCACTGGGAAACGCCTTTACCACCTTTTCCTCCCAAAACTACGGTGCAGGTAACTACAAAAGGGTTAAAAAGGGTGTAAATTATGCCATACTGCTCGCTCTGGGAGCTTCTGCTTTACTTATTGCAATCGTTCTGCCCATGAACCGTCTGCTTCCTCAGCTTTTCATGGATTCTTCACAGCAGGGCGCATCTCAGGCACTGGATGTGGCGAGCCGTTATCTTATTTACATGATACTGGGTATGCCCGTACTTTACCTTGTATATGTGCACCGCAACAATCTGCAGGCTATCGGCATCGCAAGCTGGTCTTTGATTTCGGGTATCGCAGAAGCGGCAATACGTGTAGTTATGGCAAAGCCCGTGTTTGACGCACTGGGCAGTGAGGTGCTTTACTACATCGAGCCGGCGGCATGGCTGATGGCATGGCTGTTCGTTCTTGCGCCCTACTATTGGTATCAGAAAAAGAGACTTGGTGTATAG
- a CDS encoding phosphate ABC transporter substrate-binding protein — MKKLIICAILLTMCVFCLNSCLFAVMPELNNAQIQSDIHNKPDLPPSDVNEQPAQRGFEFTTENYPKMGGSLANLPLGEAVTATVLGTDRTTANEMITFEGSTTDNYKALVDGEFDIILAYEMGEEAVEYAAEKQVELEMTPIGTDALVFICSLENKVESLTKQQIEEIYKGNITNWKDVGGKDHNIIAYQRNKDSGSQTLFDKLVNLGDELMEAPAETRIGSMIGLLEAVADYENSADALGYTVYYYLTNMEKDKLDTSKLLAVDGVAPTNDTIAQGQYPYVNDFYVVIRKDASPDSPERILYNWIISEQGKELARRENYVVKPE, encoded by the coding sequence ATGAAAAAGCTTATAATTTGCGCAATACTTCTTACAATGTGTGTTTTTTGTCTCAATTCCTGCCTTTTCGCAGTTATGCCTGAGTTAAATAACGCACAAATTCAATCCGACATACATAATAAGCCCGACCTCCCTCCGTCCGATGTGAATGAACAGCCCGCTCAGCGCGGTTTTGAATTTACAACCGAAAACTACCCCAAAATGGGTGGAAGCCTTGCGAATCTCCCCTTGGGTGAGGCGGTAACCGCCACTGTACTGGGCACAGACCGCACCACAGCAAATGAAATGATAACCTTTGAAGGCTCCACCACCGATAACTATAAGGCGCTTGTTGACGGGGAATTTGATATAATTCTTGCCTACGAAATGGGTGAGGAAGCCGTTGAATATGCCGCCGAAAAGCAGGTTGAGCTGGAAATGACTCCCATCGGCACGGATGCGCTGGTATTCATCTGCTCACTGGAAAACAAGGTTGAAAGCCTTACAAAACAGCAGATTGAAGAAATATACAAGGGCAATATCACAAATTGGAAGGACGTGGGCGGTAAAGACCACAATATAATCGCATATCAGCGCAACAAGGACAGCGGAAGCCAGACCTTGTTTGACAAGCTTGTAAATCTGGGCGACGAGCTGATGGAAGCGCCTGCCGAAACAAGAATAGGCTCTATGATAGGACTTCTTGAAGCCGTGGCAGATTATGAAAACTCTGCCGATGCACTGGGATATACGGTTTATTACTACCTCACCAATATGGAAAAGGATAAGCTTGACACCTCTAAGCTTCTTGCGGTGGACGGTGTTGCTCCCACCAATGATACCATTGCACAGGGACAGTACCCTTACGTCAACGATTTTTACGTTGTTATCCGAAAGGATGCATCTCCCGACAGCCCGGAAAGAATACTTTATAACTGGATAATTTCCGAGCAGGGCAAAGAGCTTGCCCGCCGCGAAAACTACGTTGTAAAGCCGGAATAA
- a CDS encoding DUF4190 domain-containing protein → MYLGGQKMYCKQCGTQLVESSEYCSKCGASVDVDSKKEKTNILALIGVILAGVSIFLNFWGIVGISAIVLSVIGLIQINNSNEKGKAMAITGISIGAFSVLYAFIMILLLI, encoded by the coding sequence ATGTATTTAGGAGGACAAAAAATGTATTGCAAGCAATGTGGAACTCAATTGGTTGAGAGTTCTGAGTACTGCAGTAAGTGCGGAGCAAGTGTAGACGTAGACTCTAAAAAAGAAAAAACCAACATATTAGCATTGATTGGTGTTATCCTTGCAGGTGTGTCAATTTTTTTGAATTTTTGGGGAATTGTCGGTATATCAGCCATAGTTTTATCCGTTATTGGTCTGATTCAGATTAACAATTCAAACGAAAAAGGAAAGGCGATGGCAATTACGGGGATTTCGATAGGTGCATTTTCGGTGCTTTATGCTTTTATTATGATTCTGTTGTTAATATAA
- a CDS encoding MATE family efflux transporter — MASKFELDMTKGSIFKNIVAFAFPLMFSNILQLLYNAADLIVVSNWAGNNAMASVGATGSLYSLLTNLFVGLSIGTAVLVSKKFGAMDHAGVHRAVHTSVLLSVFIGILAMVVGLLFARPLLVLMGTPEGSVLEGASMYMTIIFLGAPATMVYNFGAAILRSVGDTRRPLYILAFTGAVNVVLNLVFVIGFGMGAEGVAIATTVATYMSMAMVIYALMGADGVYKLYIKELRIYKEEFADIMKIGLPAGLQSTVFGLSNTVIQSGINSFGESAIAGCAAAANIEGFVYTAMNSFYQATLTCVGQNYGAKDEKRINKTIRVATVSVAVVGFTLGLLTVVFSGPLLSIYIKNDALAVEFAKSRMLISGLPYFLCGIMEVLTGTLRGLGYSTITAVSSLIGACGFRLLWVATVLPLHRTISTLFLCWPLSWIVVVIMHAVTILAVKKKAMKRMYEA, encoded by the coding sequence ATGGCTTCAAAATTCGAGCTGGATATGACAAAAGGGTCAATATTCAAAAATATAGTGGCGTTTGCTTTTCCGCTGATGTTCTCAAATATTCTTCAGCTTCTCTATAACGCCGCCGACCTTATCGTAGTAAGCAACTGGGCAGGAAATAATGCTATGGCATCTGTGGGCGCCACGGGTTCGCTGTATTCGCTTCTGACCAACCTTTTTGTGGGTCTTTCCATCGGTACGGCTGTTCTGGTATCCAAAAAATTCGGTGCAATGGACCATGCGGGAGTGCATCGTGCGGTGCATACCTCGGTACTTCTCAGTGTTTTTATCGGTATCCTGGCAATGGTTGTCGGTCTTTTGTTTGCAAGACCGCTGCTTGTGCTTATGGGCACGCCCGAGGGCAGTGTGCTGGAAGGCGCTTCAATGTATATGACCATTATCTTTCTGGGCGCTCCTGCAACTATGGTTTACAACTTCGGCGCGGCGATACTCCGCTCGGTGGGTGACACAAGACGTCCTCTTTATATCCTTGCTTTTACAGGTGCGGTAAACGTTGTACTTAATCTTGTTTTTGTTATAGGCTTCGGTATGGGGGCAGAGGGTGTTGCCATTGCTACCACCGTCGCAACCTATATGTCCATGGCTATGGTTATTTATGCGCTTATGGGTGCTGACGGGGTATATAAGCTTTACATAAAGGAATTGAGAATTTATAAAGAGGAGTTTGCCGATATTATGAAAATAGGTCTTCCGGCAGGACTCCAGAGTACGGTGTTCGGACTTTCCAACACGGTTATCCAGTCGGGCATCAACTCTTTCGGCGAAAGTGCTATCGCAGGCTGTGCCGCGGCTGCAAATATTGAGGGCTTTGTGTACACTGCCATGAACTCCTTCTATCAGGCAACCCTTACCTGCGTAGGTCAGAACTACGGCGCAAAAGATGAAAAACGTATCAACAAAACTATCCGCGTCGCCACTGTCAGTGTTGCTGTTGTAGGCTTTACACTGGGGCTTTTGACGGTGGTTTTTTCCGGACCGCTTTTGAGTATATATATTAAAAATGATGCTCTTGCCGTAGAATTTGCAAAAAGCCGTATGTTAATTTCGGGTCTGCCGTATTTTCTGTGCGGAATAATGGAGGTATTGACCGGTACACTGCGCGGTCTGGGCTATTCTACCATTACCGCCGTCAGCTCGCTTATCGGTGCATGCGGATTCAGACTTTTGTGGGTAGCCACCGTTTTACCGCTTCACCGTACCATAAGTACATTGTTTTTGTGCTGGCCGCTGTCGTGGATAGTGGTTGTTATAATGCACGCCGTGACTATTCTTGCGGTCAAAAAGAAAGCTATGAAAAGAATGTACGAGGCATGA
- a CDS encoding DUF1653 domain-containing protein, with product MEYPKPGKYRHYKGNEYQLICIANHSETLEKMVVYKALYGDGEVWVRPLSMWEEEVNTGSTAVKRFTYVG from the coding sequence ATGGAATATCCGAAGCCCGGAAAATACCGTCACTACAAAGGCAATGAATACCAGCTTATATGCATCGCAAACCACTCCGAAACGTTGGAAAAAATGGTAGTCTACAAGGCACTTTACGGTGACGGAGAGGTATGGGTACGCCCGCTTTCCATGTGGGAAGAGGAAGTAAATACAGGCAGCACTGCTGTAAAGCGCTTTACATATGTAGGATAA
- a CDS encoding Fic family protein — translation MNKEFAQVIMLQDDYYSIDDLRYNQKIGIMLSKDEFEEFLDIKDQLIDEKNELMEELPLKTFNSKHCFFVKANYLLSVYNEYLRIHLYDIELNHSCLFDRNTEDMLKSRLFSEIEGTLNVENVPTTHKRIAEVSKMENPTETNDIIIKNMFDAVKFIVKEKPEFNKQNLFKLYSILSNNCLPEDKKLKKEFYYRHEPVYIGKYEGADHAIIDECMNSLFEFANDKNNIKVYDHLLPYICHYYILYIHPYFDFNGRTARMVSFWLNYVNKIKAAPYFMSEAINDSKSGYYNAIVNTRECRNDLTYFLGYILETSIKYSFVYKNLEEIKKELSKSGESLTSAEWVYVKKIIIHNPENFFNYKMFLTYIGSDMTKQGALKALNKFESYGILEKSKNKRNETIFKMASNMITYKYNK, via the coding sequence ATGAACAAAGAATTTGCACAAGTTATAATGTTGCAGGATGATTACTATTCAATCGACGATTTACGATACAATCAAAAAATCGGCATAATGCTTTCCAAGGACGAATTTGAAGAATTCTTAGACATAAAAGACCAATTAATTGACGAAAAAAATGAGCTCATGGAAGAGCTGCCTTTGAAAACCTTCAATTCGAAGCATTGTTTTTTTGTTAAAGCAAATTATTTGCTGTCCGTATACAACGAGTATCTCCGCATACATTTATACGATATTGAGCTCAATCACAGTTGTCTGTTTGACAGAAATACAGAAGATATGTTGAAGTCAAGGTTGTTTTCCGAAATAGAGGGAACTTTAAACGTGGAAAATGTTCCGACAACTCACAAGCGGATAGCCGAAGTATCTAAAATGGAAAACCCCACAGAAACCAACGATATAATCATAAAAAATATGTTTGATGCGGTGAAGTTTATTGTTAAAGAAAAGCCGGAGTTCAACAAACAAAACCTCTTTAAATTATACAGCATTCTGAGCAACAACTGCTTGCCGGAGGACAAAAAACTGAAAAAAGAGTTTTATTACCGTCATGAGCCGGTATACATCGGTAAATACGAGGGTGCTGATCATGCTATTATCGACGAATGTATGAACAGCTTGTTCGAATTTGCAAATGATAAGAATAACATTAAAGTTTATGACCACTTGTTACCGTATATTTGCCATTATTATATACTGTATATACATCCGTATTTTGATTTTAACGGAAGAACTGCAAGAATGGTTTCGTTCTGGCTGAATTACGTCAATAAAATAAAAGCAGCACCTTATTTTATGAGCGAAGCCATAAATGACAGCAAAAGCGGATATTACAATGCTATTGTAAATACAAGAGAATGCAGAAATGATTTAACTTATTTTTTAGGTTATATACTTGAAACGTCAATAAAATACAGTTTTGTATACAAAAATCTGGAAGAAATAAAAAAAGAACTCTCCAAATCAGGAGAATCTTTAACCTCTGCCGAGTGGGTATATGTGAAAAAAATAATAATCCACAATCCGGAAAACTTCTTTAACTATAAAATGTTTTTGACTTATATAGGCTCCGACATGACCAAACAAGGCGCTTTGAAGGCTTTGAACAAATTTGAGTCTTACGGAATTCTGGAAAAGTCAAAAAACAAAAGGAACGAAACAATATTTAAAATGGCTTCAAATATGATAACCTACAAATACAACAAGTAA
- a CDS encoding sugar kinase, with protein sequence MKELKKNCKYALVVPTSMGVRITPENGQPVASSSVFHMQATSAETNVASISSYLGLPVKVLTTFVKGSPIASFIKSNLLSRGMVFEGKEVEQGGPWGYRHQFNIADSGYGTRGPRVQNDRAGEVGRTLNIKDFDLERIFGEEGVQILHLSGLIGALSHETSMFCLELARAAKKYGTLISFDLNYRASFWKDREDELREIFTEIASVSDILIGNEEDFQLCLGIQGPEAGGKDIASKIDGFKEMIKRVKEKFTQTSVFATTLRQVVSVNSHLWGAIMLQGDTWQVIEPREITVLDRIGGGDGFVGGLLYGILKGWEPEKQIQFGWASGALATTFLTDYAQPADEEQVWSVWSGNARVKR encoded by the coding sequence ATGAAAGAACTTAAAAAGAATTGCAAATACGCCCTTGTTGTTCCCACAAGTATGGGCGTGCGTATTACCCCCGAAAACGGTCAGCCCGTTGCTTCATCTTCTGTTTTCCACATGCAGGCTACCAGTGCAGAGACCAACGTTGCCAGCATCAGCTCCTATCTCGGTCTGCCCGTAAAGGTTCTTACCACCTTTGTTAAAGGCAGTCCCATCGCAAGCTTTATAAAGAGCAATCTTCTTTCCCGCGGAATGGTTTTCGAGGGCAAAGAGGTTGAGCAGGGCGGTCCCTGGGGTTACCGTCATCAGTTCAATATTGCAGACAGCGGCTACGGCACCAGAGGTCCCCGCGTTCAGAACGACCGCGCAGGCGAAGTAGGACGTACCCTTAACATCAAGGACTTTGACCTTGAAAGAATTTTTGGTGAAGAAGGCGTTCAGATTCTGCACCTTTCCGGTCTTATAGGCGCTCTTTCCCACGAAACCAGTATGTTCTGCCTTGAGCTTGCACGCGCCGCAAAGAAATACGGCACTCTCATTTCCTTCGACCTTAACTACCGCGCTTCCTTCTGGAAGGACAGAGAGGACGAGCTTCGTGAAATCTTCACCGAAATTGCTTCCGTTTCCGACATTCTCATCGGTAACGAGGAGGACTTCCAGCTTTGTCTGGGCATTCAGGGTCCCGAAGCAGGCGGCAAGGACATTGCTTCCAAGATTGACGGCTTCAAGGAAATGATTAAGCGAGTTAAAGAAAAATTCACTCAGACCTCTGTTTTCGCAACCACTCTGCGTCAGGTTGTAAGCGTTAACAGCCATCTTTGGGGCGCTATCATGCTTCAGGGCGACACCTGGCAGGTAATCGAACCCAGAGAAATCACCGTTCTTGACCGTATCGGCGGCGGCGACGGCTTTGTGGGCGGTCTCTTGTACGGTATTCTCAAGGGCTGGGAACCCGAAAAGCAGATTCAGTTCGGTTGGGCAAGCGGTGCTCTGGCTACCACCTTCCTCACCGACTATGCACAGCCTGCCGACGAGGAACAGGTTTGGAGCGTATGGAGCGGTAACGCAAGAGTTAAGAGATAA